A window of the Actinobacillus genomosp. 1 genome harbors these coding sequences:
- a CDS encoding Maf family protein — translation MSNKQIYLASNSPRRWELLKNLGLDLLRLSSEIDESPQVNEKADEYCLRIAKQKNQAAQAVRIAENLAEHPILTADTTVSIDGKILGKPKDEQDAFAMLKMLSGRTHQVFTAVCISYRGKQVECLHTSEVSFRRLTDAEIYAYIATGEPMDKAGAYGIQQFGGVFVERLSGSFTGVMGLPVFETAELLKQFDLQIF, via the coding sequence ATGAGTAATAAACAAATTTACCTTGCTTCAAACAGCCCGCGCCGATGGGAATTGTTAAAAAATTTAGGCTTGGATTTACTTCGTTTATCAAGTGAAATTGATGAATCGCCGCAAGTAAATGAAAAAGCAGATGAGTATTGCCTACGAATTGCTAAACAGAAGAACCAAGCGGCACAAGCGGTCAGAATTGCAGAAAATCTTGCAGAACACCCGATACTGACGGCTGATACCACTGTTTCGATTGACGGCAAAATTCTCGGTAAACCGAAAGACGAACAAGACGCTTTTGCAATGCTAAAAATGTTATCGGGCAGGACGCACCAAGTATTTACTGCCGTTTGTATTAGTTATCGAGGCAAGCAAGTGGAATGTCTGCATACCAGTGAAGTGAGTTTTAGAAGATTAACCGATGCTGAAATTTACGCTTATATTGCGACGGGTGAGCCGATGGATAAAGCCGGTGCTTACGGTATTCAGCAGTTTGGCGGGGTATTTGTCGAGCGGTTATCGGGAAGCTTTACCGGTGTGATGGGGCTACCGGTATTTGAAACTGCCGAATTATTAAAGCAATTTGATTTGCAAATTTTTTAA
- a CDS encoding ATP-binding protein, translating into MLKRFANNSLRFRLIVILSGISLLIWFTATAIEWFKFREEMNKQFDTQQVLFAEKLASSNIMQGFHEIRPHHRRNVHHQKHINDDALAFAVFTERGDPIFNDGRDGQFIEFAPHRGFKNIRLIEHDDEEAEVDQWRIFWLKHRDLYIAVGQEIDYRNEIINDVMASKFWGGFIALPLLILAIWFIVTRELASLRSLQKQVLKRKPDETTPIRTTDLPKEIQPLVQSLNRYFTRTQTMLSRERRFTSDAAHELRSPLAGLRIQTEIAQMTLDDPDTHLTALNNLTNGIDRIAQLIEQLLTLSRLENLEQLDELEPINWQTLIEQNVSQLYAQAENKRSEISVDLQSLPQNQQGKPLLLNLILRNLIDNAISYTPEGSKIKLTLTSNGLTIEDDGYGVSDEDLHKLGQPFYRPVDRPVQSDKDEKGSGLGISIIKRIVELHGFSMKLSRSEMGGLKVEILF; encoded by the coding sequence ATGCTTAAACGCTTTGCTAACAATAGTTTACGTTTTAGGTTAATCGTTATTTTATCCGGCATTAGCTTGCTGATCTGGTTTACCGCAACGGCGATAGAATGGTTTAAATTTCGTGAAGAAATGAATAAGCAATTCGATACGCAACAAGTTTTATTTGCGGAAAAGCTTGCCTCTTCAAACATTATGCAAGGCTTTCATGAAATTCGCCCTCATCATCGTCGTAACGTCCATCATCAAAAACATATCAATGATGACGCTTTAGCATTTGCGGTCTTTACCGAGCGAGGCGATCCTATTTTTAATGACGGTCGAGACGGGCAATTTATTGAATTTGCCCCGCATCGAGGTTTCAAAAACATCCGTTTAATTGAACACGATGACGAAGAGGCCGAAGTCGATCAATGGCGTATTTTTTGGTTGAAACACCGCGATCTGTATATTGCGGTCGGGCAAGAAATTGATTATCGCAATGAAATCATCAATGATGTAATGGCATCCAAATTTTGGGGTGGTTTTATCGCACTACCGCTTCTGATTTTGGCTATTTGGTTTATTGTCACTAGAGAATTAGCGTCTTTGCGTTCATTACAAAAACAGGTGTTAAAGCGCAAACCGGATGAAACTACACCGATTCGAACGACGGATTTACCTAAAGAGATTCAACCGCTTGTACAAAGTTTGAATCGCTATTTTACACGTACGCAAACAATGTTAAGCCGAGAACGACGTTTTACCTCCGATGCGGCGCATGAATTACGCAGCCCGTTAGCCGGTTTACGTATTCAAACGGAAATTGCTCAAATGACGCTTGACGATCCCGATACGCATTTAACCGCCTTAAATAATTTAACCAACGGCATTGATCGTATTGCACAGCTGATAGAACAATTACTCACCCTCTCTCGTTTGGAAAATTTAGAACAGCTTGATGAGCTTGAACCGATTAATTGGCAGACATTAATTGAACAAAACGTCAGCCAACTTTATGCACAAGCGGAAAACAAGCGGTCGGAAATCAGCGTAGATTTGCAAAGCCTACCGCAAAACCAACAAGGGAAGCCTTTATTGCTGAATTTGATCTTGCGAAACCTAATTGATAATGCGATTAGCTATACGCCGGAAGGCAGTAAAATCAAGCTGACGCTGACCTCAAACGGTTTAACGATTGAAGACGACGGTTACGGAGTAAGCGATGAAGATTTGCATAAACTCGGACAGCCGTTTTATCGGCCGGTTGATCGCCCGGTTCAATCCGATAAAGATGAAAAAGGCAGCGGCTTAGGAATTTCGATTATTAAAAGGATTGTTGAATTACACGGTTTTTCGATGAAACTTAGCCGTAGCGAAATGGGCGGTTTAAAAGTAGAAATTCTTTTTTAA
- the ftnA gene encoding non-heme ferritin: protein MLQQKIIDQLNEQINLEFYSSNVYLQMSAWCSKNGFAGAAKFLLRHADEELEHMQKLFDYVSETGGLPLLGKIDAPRKEYASLKELFDEVLAHEKHVTAKINELVEVTFAAKDYSTFNFLQWYVAEQHEEEKLFGEILDKFAVAGEGNKSLYFIDKDLETLDHEQGEA, encoded by the coding sequence ATGTTACAGCAAAAGATCATTGATCAACTCAATGAACAAATTAACCTGGAGTTCTACTCTTCAAATGTTTATTTACAGATGTCGGCATGGTGTTCAAAAAACGGTTTTGCCGGTGCGGCAAAATTCTTGCTTCGCCATGCGGACGAAGAATTAGAGCATATGCAAAAATTATTCGACTATGTGAGTGAAACCGGCGGTTTACCGTTACTCGGTAAAATCGATGCACCTCGTAAAGAATACGCTTCGTTAAAAGAATTATTTGACGAAGTGCTAGCGCATGAAAAACACGTCACGGCAAAAATTAATGAATTAGTAGAAGTAACATTTGCCGCAAAAGATTATTCAACCTTTAACTTCTTACAATGGTACGTAGCGGAACAGCACGAAGAAGAGAAATTATTCGGTGAGATTTTAGATAAATTCGCAGTGGCGGGCGAAGGCAATAAATCACTCTACTTCATCGATAAAGACTTAGAAACCTTAGATCACGAACAAGGAGAAGCATAA
- the yajC gene encoding preprotein translocase subunit YajC, translating to MQQGGGLEMIVILAVFGLIFYFMIYRPQAKRQKQQRDLLSNLAKGDEVLTNGGLIGRITKVSAENENIVIALNDTTEVVISRNYVVAVLPKGQMKALS from the coding sequence ATGCAACAAGGCGGCGGATTAGAAATGATCGTAATTTTAGCGGTTTTCGGTCTTATTTTTTACTTTATGATTTATCGCCCACAAGCGAAACGCCAAAAACAACAACGTGATTTACTTTCTAACCTTGCAAAAGGTGACGAAGTATTAACAAACGGCGGCTTGATCGGTCGTATCACTAAAGTAAGTGCGGAAAACGAAAATATCGTGATCGCATTAAACGATACGACTGAAGTTGTAATTTCTCGTAACTATGTTGTTGCGGTATTACCAAAAGGTCAAATGAAAGCCCTTTCTTAA
- a CDS encoding NCS2 family permease: MSLFQFEERGTNTRQEIIAGLTTFLAMVYSVIVVPGMLSQAGFPAESVFIATCLVSGLGSILIGLWANAPMAIGCAISLTAFTAFSLVLGQGISIPVALGAIFLMGVLFTLISVTGIRAWILRNLPASIAHGAGIGIGLFLLLIAANGVGLVVGNQAGLPVKMGDFTSFPVIMALLGLAAIIGLERLKVKGSILWVIIAITIIGLVFDPNVKYAGFFKMPSFGENSQFLNLDVMGALNTAILPVVFALVMTAIFDATGTIRAVAGQANLLDKDGQIINGDKALTSDSLGSVLSGLFGTAPAAVYIESAAGTAVGGKTGLTAVVVGIGFLLMLFFQPLAFLVPGYATAPALMYVGLLMLSNVSKLDFDDFVGAMSGLVCAVFIVLTANIVTGIMLGFAALVIGRIISGEFKKLNVGTVIIAIALVAFYAFELAI; encoded by the coding sequence ATGTCTTTGTTTCAATTTGAAGAACGTGGTACAAACACCCGCCAAGAAATTATTGCGGGCTTAACCACATTCTTAGCTATGGTGTACTCGGTAATTGTTGTGCCGGGTATGTTAAGCCAAGCAGGTTTTCCAGCTGAATCAGTATTTATCGCAACCTGTTTAGTGTCGGGTTTAGGTTCAATTTTAATCGGCTTATGGGCAAATGCACCAATGGCGATCGGCTGTGCGATTTCTTTAACCGCATTTACCGCATTCAGTTTAGTGCTTGGTCAAGGTATCTCGATTCCGGTGGCACTTGGTGCAATTTTCTTAATGGGGGTATTATTCACACTCATTTCGGTAACCGGCATCCGTGCGTGGATTTTACGTAACCTGCCGGCAAGCATTGCACACGGAGCAGGTATCGGTATCGGTTTATTTTTACTGTTAATCGCAGCGAACGGCGTGGGCTTAGTGGTTGGCAATCAAGCCGGTTTACCGGTAAAAATGGGCGATTTCACCTCATTCCCGGTCATTATGGCGTTACTTGGCTTAGCGGCGATTATCGGCTTAGAGCGTTTAAAAGTGAAAGGCAGCATTTTATGGGTAATTATTGCGATCACCATCATCGGTTTAGTGTTTGATCCGAACGTAAAATATGCCGGTTTCTTCAAAATGCCTAGCTTCGGAGAAAATTCTCAATTCTTAAATCTTGATGTAATGGGTGCATTAAATACTGCAATTTTACCTGTCGTATTTGCATTAGTGATGACTGCTATCTTTGATGCAACCGGTACGATTCGTGCGGTAGCGGGTCAAGCGAATTTATTAGATAAAGACGGTCAAATTATTAACGGCGATAAAGCCTTAACCTCTGACTCATTAGGCTCCGTGCTTTCAGGTTTATTCGGTACGGCACCGGCAGCGGTTTATATTGAATCGGCGGCAGGTACAGCGGTTGGCGGTAAAACCGGTTTAACCGCAGTCGTTGTCGGTATCGGTTTCTTATTAATGTTATTTTTCCAACCGCTTGCGTTCTTAGTACCGGGTTATGCGACAGCTCCGGCATTAATGTACGTCGGTTTATTAATGTTAAGTAACGTTTCAAAATTAGATTTCGATGATTTCGTCGGCGCAATGTCAGGCTTAGTATGTGCGGTATTTATCGTATTAACCGCTAATATCGTAACCGGTATTATGCTTGGTTTTGCCGCATTAGTGATCGGTCGTATCATTTCGGGTGAATTCAAAAAACTCAACGTCGGTACGGTAATCATTGCGATTGCGTTAGTAGCTTTCTACGCATTTGAATTAGCAATCTAA
- the secD gene encoding protein translocase subunit SecD has protein sequence MLNRFPLWKNLMIIIIVLIGGLYALPNLYGEDPSVQISGTRGQQATSETLVQVQGTLSSMNITPKSAVLENGSILVRLENDEQQLPAKEKISEVLGDKFSVALNLAPATPAWLTDIGGSPMKRGLDLRGGVRFLMEVDMNTALAKQQENLQDSLRTELRKEKLQYKAVKKGENFATVIEFADSETADKAIRYIRRVHTSLEAASISPTEVSFSPSESGLATSRDTAIEQNLSILRKRVEELGVSEPTIQRQGADRIVVELPGVQDTARAKELLGATATLEFRLVNAEASPESAARGIVPADSEIQYTRDGNPVVLRRKPSLGGEHIIDATSGKDERGLPQVSINLDAEGGTMMADITKSAVGKPMATLYSEFKDSGRKDANGKVILEKHEEVINVATINSRLGSQFQITGIDSPAEAQNLAVLLRSGALIAPIVIVEERTIGASLGADNVAKGMEAGMYGLVLTIAFCLIYYKMFGMFAAAALTVNMVLTIGLMSLIGATLTMPGIAGIVLAVGMSVDANVLIYERIKEELRNGRSVQQAIHEGYNGAFTSIFDSNLTTVLTSLVLYAVGTGPVKGFAITLALGVMISMFTAITGTRMLVNWVYGGNKRVKKLWI, from the coding sequence GTGTTAAATCGTTTCCCATTATGGAAGAACCTGATGATTATTATCATTGTACTCATCGGGGGCTTATACGCTCTTCCTAACCTATACGGCGAAGATCCATCGGTTCAAATTTCCGGAACTCGTGGTCAGCAAGCAACGAGCGAAACACTCGTTCAAGTACAGGGAACCTTGTCATCAATGAATATTACCCCAAAATCAGCCGTTCTCGAGAACGGCTCGATTTTAGTGCGTTTAGAAAATGATGAACAACAATTACCTGCCAAAGAAAAAATTTCCGAAGTATTAGGCGATAAATTTTCTGTTGCGTTAAACCTTGCGCCGGCAACACCTGCATGGCTAACCGATATCGGCGGCAGCCCGATGAAACGAGGTTTGGACTTACGCGGCGGTGTTCGCTTCCTGATGGAAGTGGATATGAATACGGCATTAGCCAAACAGCAAGAAAATCTACAAGACAGCCTACGTACGGAACTTCGTAAAGAAAAACTCCAATATAAAGCGGTTAAAAAAGGCGAAAATTTTGCAACGGTAATTGAATTCGCCGACAGTGAAACCGCCGATAAAGCGATACGCTATATCCGTCGTGTTCATACTTCTCTTGAAGCCGCATCGATTAGCCCGACTGAGGTTTCATTCAGCCCGTCGGAAAGCGGACTTGCCACCTCACGCGATACGGCGATTGAACAAAACTTATCCATCTTACGTAAGCGTGTGGAAGAACTCGGCGTATCGGAGCCGACTATCCAGCGTCAAGGTGCGGATCGTATCGTGGTTGAATTACCGGGTGTGCAAGACACCGCTCGTGCCAAAGAACTTCTCGGTGCAACGGCAACGCTTGAATTCCGTTTAGTAAATGCGGAAGCCAGCCCGGAATCTGCAGCCAGAGGTATTGTACCGGCGGATTCCGAAATTCAATATACGCGTGACGGAAACCCCGTCGTGCTACGTCGTAAACCGTCTTTAGGCGGTGAGCATATTATTGATGCGACCTCCGGTAAAGACGAACGAGGCTTACCGCAAGTAAGCATCAATCTTGATGCGGAAGGCGGTACGATGATGGCGGATATTACCAAAAGTGCGGTAGGCAAACCGATGGCGACGCTTTACAGCGAATTTAAAGATTCCGGCCGTAAAGACGCTAACGGTAAAGTGATTTTAGAAAAACACGAAGAAGTGATTAACGTCGCAACCATCAACTCACGCCTTGGCAGCCAATTCCAAATTACCGGTATCGATTCGCCGGCAGAAGCGCAAAACCTTGCGGTTCTGTTACGTTCGGGTGCATTAATTGCGCCAATTGTGATTGTAGAAGAACGTACTATCGGTGCTTCGTTAGGTGCGGATAACGTTGCTAAAGGGATGGAAGCGGGCATGTACGGTTTAGTTCTAACCATCGCATTCTGTTTAATTTACTACAAAATGTTCGGAATGTTTGCGGCAGCGGCTCTGACGGTAAATATGGTGCTGACCATCGGTTTAATGTCATTAATCGGTGCAACGCTGACGATGCCGGGGATCGCCGGTATCGTACTTGCGGTAGGTATGTCGGTGGATGCCAACGTATTGATTTACGAACGTATTAAAGAAGAGTTACGTAACGGTCGTTCGGTACAACAAGCTATCCACGAAGGTTATAACGGTGCGTTTACCTCAATCTTCGACTCGAACTTAACGACGGTATTAACCTCTTTAGTATTATACGCAGTAGGTACGGGGCCGGTAAAAGGCTTTGCAATCACGCTTGCACTTGGGGTAATGATTTCAATGTTTACCGCAATTACCGGTACTCGTATGCTCGTAAACTGGGTATACGGCGGCAATAAACGTGTGAAAAAACTTTGGATTTAA
- a CDS encoding YtfJ family protein has translation MTKITQLAVVLGLFFANSAFAHQVQLNAALPTVNVSKDGELLAKGKTVTYKVWTSDGLAGKVRVVHHFAGRSSAKEKNEALINAIKAANFDRSKYQTTSIINADDAIVATGAFVKSSAEDGKLENPHSQVVLDQQGSVKNAWGLKAKDSFIAVLDKNGKVQFVAEGKLSANQIQQVIALIHTLIAQ, from the coding sequence GTGACAAAAATTACTCAACTAGCGGTCGTTTTAGGCTTATTTTTTGCAAATTCGGCTTTTGCTCATCAAGTTCAACTTAATGCCGCTTTGCCTACGGTAAATGTGAGTAAGGACGGCGAGCTGCTAGCAAAAGGTAAAACGGTTACTTATAAAGTATGGACAAGTGACGGCTTGGCGGGAAAAGTTCGTGTAGTACATCATTTTGCCGGCAGAAGCTCGGCAAAAGAGAAGAATGAGGCGTTAATTAATGCGATTAAGGCGGCAAATTTTGATCGCAGCAAATACCAAACGACTTCAATTATTAATGCCGATGATGCGATTGTCGCTACCGGTGCCTTTGTAAAAAGTAGTGCAGAAGACGGAAAATTAGAAAATCCGCATAGCCAAGTGGTGTTGGATCAACAGGGCAGTGTAAAAAATGCGTGGGGACTTAAGGCTAAAGATAGTTTCATTGCCGTATTGGATAAAAACGGCAAAGTCCAATTTGTTGCTGAAGGTAAATTATCCGCTAATCAAATTCAACAGGTGATCGCTTTAATTCATACGCTTATTGCACAATAA
- the ftnA gene encoding non-heme ferritin, which yields MLSPAIIKQLNDQLNLEFYSSNVYLQMSAWADNNGFPGAAKFLKAHATEEMEHMRRLFTYLNETGSLAEIYAIEAPKAEYDSLKSLFEIVLEHEKHVTASINKLVEVTFDAKDYSSFNFLQWYVAEQHEEEFLFNSILNKFKLLGEDGKALYYIDKDLEQLAATH from the coding sequence ATGTTATCACCGGCAATCATCAAACAATTAAACGACCAATTAAACTTAGAATTTTATTCTTCAAACGTTTATCTACAAATGTCGGCATGGGCGGATAATAACGGCTTCCCGGGTGCGGCGAAATTCTTAAAAGCGCACGCTACCGAAGAAATGGAACATATGCGCCGCTTATTCACTTATTTAAACGAAACCGGTTCATTAGCGGAAATTTATGCGATTGAAGCACCGAAAGCCGAATATGATTCGTTAAAATCTTTATTTGAAATCGTATTGGAACACGAAAAACACGTCACCGCTTCAATCAATAAATTAGTGGAAGTGACTTTCGACGCTAAAGATTATTCATCATTTAACTTCTTACAATGGTATGTTGCCGAACAGCACGAAGAAGAATTCTTATTTAATTCGATTTTAAATAAATTCAAACTGTTAGGTGAAGACGGCAAAGCGTTGTACTACATCGATAAAGATTTGGAACAACTTGCAGCAACGCACTAA
- a CDS encoding response regulator, producing the protein MRILLIEDDKLIGDGLKLGLTKQNFVVDWFQDGKLGFEALFSTEYDAVVLDLTLPKMDGLVILKNWRKENLDIPVLILTARDTLDERILGFNSGADDYLCKPFALMEVVVRLQALIRRRYKQSSSEITIGDLTIDSSTHKVTLAAKEINLTSKEFQLLLLFASNKDRVLARSVIEEKLYSWDNDVSSNALEVYIHNLRKKLGKEWIKTVHGIGYKIGNSDA; encoded by the coding sequence ATGCGTATTCTACTGATTGAAGATGACAAACTTATCGGTGACGGCTTAAAGCTGGGACTAACCAAACAAAATTTTGTCGTTGATTGGTTCCAAGACGGCAAACTAGGCTTTGAAGCCCTGTTCTCTACCGAATATGATGCGGTCGTGTTAGATCTCACTTTGCCTAAAATGGACGGCTTAGTTATTCTGAAAAATTGGCGTAAAGAAAATCTGGATATTCCGGTTTTAATCTTAACCGCAAGAGATACGTTAGACGAAAGAATATTGGGATTTAATTCCGGAGCGGACGATTATCTCTGTAAACCGTTTGCATTAATGGAAGTGGTCGTCCGTTTACAAGCCCTAATTCGCCGCCGTTATAAACAAAGTTCAAGCGAAATTACCATCGGTGATCTGACTATCGACAGCAGTACCCATAAAGTCACCCTTGCCGCTAAAGAGATCAACTTAACCTCGAAAGAATTTCAATTATTGTTACTGTTTGCCAGCAATAAAGATCGTGTACTGGCGCGTTCCGTTATTGAAGAAAAACTATATAGTTGGGATAACGATGTCAGCAGTAACGCACTGGAAGTTTATATCCATAATTTACGTAAAAAGCTCGGTAAAGAATGGATAAAAACCGTACACGGCATAGGTTATAAAATAGGAAATTCAGATGCTTAA
- the secF gene encoding protein translocase subunit SecF, with amino-acid sequence MATMQKEKDASEIKLPYKLIPFMKYRYVGFVFSLIVSALCIFSIVTKGFNWGLDFTGGTVIETTFSQPADLGKVRGLLEQNGYGNALVQTTGSQKELMIRLPASAGDMSLGNKIMDMVHKDLDAGATIKSVEFVGPNVGEELTQGAIWATLATLGMLLLYVGTRFEIRLAIGGVLALFHDVLVTVGIFSFLQIEIDLTFVAAILSVVGYSLNDSIVVFDRVRENFSKIRRVTSQEVIDISLSQTLSRTLMTSVTTLFVVAALFWFGGPTIHSFSLALLIGIGFGTYSSIYIAIGVALQLGLNREHMVKPVVEKEGADQQAFIDH; translated from the coding sequence ATGGCAACTATGCAAAAAGAAAAAGATGCGTCGGAAATCAAGCTGCCGTATAAGCTCATTCCATTTATGAAATATCGTTATGTCGGTTTCGTATTTTCATTAATCGTAAGCGCATTATGTATTTTCTCTATCGTGACCAAAGGCTTTAACTGGGGATTGGATTTTACCGGCGGTACGGTAATTGAAACCACCTTCTCACAACCTGCCGATTTAGGCAAGGTACGCGGTTTATTGGAACAAAACGGTTATGGTAATGCGTTAGTGCAAACAACCGGCAGCCAAAAAGAGTTGATGATTCGTTTACCGGCATCTGCCGGCGATATGTCGTTAGGCAATAAAATTATGGATATGGTCCATAAGGATCTTGATGCCGGAGCAACGATTAAAAGCGTTGAGTTCGTCGGACCGAACGTTGGGGAAGAACTGACTCAAGGTGCGATTTGGGCAACCCTCGCCACGCTTGGAATGTTGTTACTTTATGTCGGTACTCGTTTTGAAATTCGTTTGGCAATAGGCGGGGTTCTGGCATTATTCCACGATGTATTGGTAACCGTCGGTATTTTCTCATTCTTACAGATTGAAATTGACCTGACTTTCGTCGCGGCAATTCTTTCCGTAGTCGGTTATTCGTTAAACGACTCTATCGTGGTATTTGACCGTGTACGTGAGAACTTCAGTAAAATTCGTCGAGTAACCTCCCAAGAAGTAATTGATATTTCGTTAAGTCAAACACTTTCAAGAACTTTAATGACCTCGGTAACCACTTTATTTGTTGTCGCAGCGTTATTCTGGTTCGGCGGCCCGACAATTCACAGCTTCTCGCTTGCCTTGTTAATCGGTATCGGTTTCGGTACTTATTCATCGATTTATATTGCGATCGGTGTGGCATTACAACTGGGCTTAAATCGTGAACATATGGTTAAACCGGTAGTGGAAAAAGAAGGTGCCGATCAACAAGCGTTTATTGATCATTAA